A window of the Rhizobium viscosum genome harbors these coding sequences:
- a CDS encoding zinc-dependent alcohol dehydrogenase family protein gives MKAMILEAIGMPLRPVDRPDPVPGKGQLMLRVEACAVCRTDLHVCDGDLPNPKLPLIPGHEIVGIVEAVGEGVAPSRMGQRVGVPWLGHTCGCCSFCRSGEENLCDEPQFTGYTRDGGFASHVVANADYAFVLDSQADPVALAPLLCAGLIGWRSLKKAGDGKRIGLYGFGAAAHIIAQICLWQGREVFAFSRSGDEAARRFALGLGAVWAGGSNERPPVALDAAIIFAPVGELVPAALKVVRKGGRVVCGGIHMSDLPAMPYALIWGERSVVSVANLTRKDAEEFFPVAGQAGVRTHTKTYRLADANAALDDLRAGRLSGAAVLTP, from the coding sequence ATGAAAGCTATGATCCTCGAGGCAATCGGGATGCCCCTGCGTCCAGTCGACCGGCCGGATCCCGTGCCCGGAAAAGGACAGTTGATGCTGAGGGTCGAAGCCTGCGCCGTGTGCAGGACCGATCTTCATGTCTGCGACGGCGATCTTCCCAATCCGAAGCTGCCACTCATTCCCGGCCATGAGATTGTCGGCATCGTCGAGGCTGTCGGAGAAGGAGTAGCGCCGTCGCGCATGGGGCAAAGGGTCGGTGTGCCCTGGCTCGGTCATACCTGCGGCTGTTGCTCGTTTTGCAGGAGCGGAGAGGAAAATCTTTGCGATGAGCCGCAATTTACCGGCTATACCCGCGACGGAGGCTTTGCCAGCCATGTCGTTGCGAATGCCGACTATGCCTTTGTGCTCGACAGCCAGGCCGATCCCGTCGCCCTTGCCCCGCTCCTTTGTGCCGGCCTGATCGGCTGGCGTTCGCTGAAGAAGGCCGGGGACGGCAAGAGGATCGGGCTTTACGGGTTCGGTGCGGCCGCGCATATCATCGCGCAGATCTGTCTCTGGCAGGGCCGCGAGGTCTTTGCGTTCTCGCGCTCCGGCGACGAGGCGGCGCGACGCTTCGCACTCGGTCTCGGCGCCGTCTGGGCGGGAGGCTCGAACGAGCGACCGCCCGTGGCGCTCGATGCGGCGATCATCTTTGCACCGGTTGGCGAACTCGTACCGGCGGCTTTGAAGGTGGTGCGAAAGGGAGGCCGGGTCGTCTGCGGCGGTATCCACATGAGTGATCTGCCCGCAATGCCCTATGCCCTGATCTGGGGCGAGCGAAGCGTGGTTTCAGTCGCCAATCTGACGCGGAAAGACGCCGAGGAATTCTTCCCCGTTGCCGGCCAGGCGGGTGTGCGCACCCATACCAAAACCTATCGACTTGCAGATGCCAATGCGGCGCTTGACGATTTGCGTGCCGGCCGCCTGAGCGGAGCGGCTGTCCTGACACCTTGA
- a CDS encoding cupin domain-containing protein gives MTIALKRPSDKQYVTWMGTKYGITVGQRESAGRMTVFESVVPAHQGPPIHVHHNEDEVIHVIEETYEFWLDGEITRIAPGHSIFLPRGVPHSFRVASDRDGRNVTILTPAGLEDFFLEAGNRQLQIPTDMPAVMELATRFGIEFKGPVDWAD, from the coding sequence GTGACAATTGCGCTAAAGCGTCCCTCAGACAAGCAATACGTTACATGGATGGGAACGAAATATGGGATCACGGTCGGGCAGCGCGAAAGTGCCGGACGGATGACTGTGTTCGAAAGCGTTGTGCCAGCCCATCAAGGGCCGCCGATCCATGTTCATCACAACGAAGATGAAGTGATCCATGTCATCGAGGAAACCTATGAGTTCTGGCTCGATGGTGAGATCACCAGGATTGCGCCCGGACATTCGATCTTTTTGCCTCGCGGCGTGCCACATTCGTTTCGCGTCGCAAGCGATCGGGATGGGCGTAACGTCACGATCCTGACGCCGGCCGGACTGGAGGATTTCTTTCTGGAGGCCGGCAACAGACAACTGCAAATCCCGACTGACATGCCTGCAGTCATGGAACTCGCGACCCGATTTGGTATCGAGTTCAAAGGGCCTGTCGATTGGGCTGATTAA
- a CDS encoding SPW repeat protein, which produces MIGFAGAGRPRNGSSSLATARASYRLWEEWVNFLIGIWLIVSPWMLHDVEKPPFVWNALI; this is translated from the coding sequence GTGATTGGCTTTGCAGGAGCAGGGAGGCCCAGAAATGGATCGTCGTCGCTGGCGACCGCACGCGCATCCTACCGCTTATGGGAGGAATGGGTTAACTTCCTGATCGGTATCTGGCTTATCGTTTCGCCATGGATGCTCCATGACGTTGAAAAGCCGCCCTTTGTTTGGAATGCATTGATCTGA
- a CDS encoding ABC transporter substrate-binding protein has translation MKVFKSLTVPGLVAVLGLIATPALSAPTKYPLTLDNCGAKVTVARAPARAIGLGQNSAEIMLLLGLEDKMAGTAFWPSKVLPQLAEANAKVKLLSVEFPTFESILAQNPDFVAAALPSLIGPTSKVAKREDFDKVGVPSYISPSTCLSTEKVKDQYGSRDQLWNMDLLYKEIDELSQIFDVADRGQALIADFKKREAALRANASKDGKQLSYVFWFSSQSPSADAYLGGKNAASGFIADLLGGKNAITAEAEWPTLGWESIIAANPDVIVVANLDRNRWELDKPEAKIKFLNSDPAVSQMPAVKNKAIVVMDGQAMNPTIRTIYGAEQVAEQLKALGLIK, from the coding sequence ATGAAAGTTTTCAAGTCCCTTACGGTTCCCGGACTCGTCGCCGTACTCGGCCTGATCGCGACGCCGGCATTGTCCGCGCCGACCAAGTATCCGCTGACGCTCGACAATTGCGGCGCGAAGGTCACCGTCGCCAGGGCTCCGGCGCGAGCCATCGGACTTGGCCAGAACAGCGCGGAGATCATGCTGCTTCTCGGTCTGGAAGACAAAATGGCCGGCACGGCATTCTGGCCGAGCAAGGTTCTGCCGCAGCTCGCCGAAGCCAATGCAAAGGTCAAGCTTCTGTCTGTTGAGTTTCCGACCTTCGAGTCGATTCTGGCTCAGAACCCGGATTTCGTGGCAGCAGCCTTGCCGAGCCTGATCGGGCCGACAAGCAAGGTCGCCAAGCGCGAGGACTTCGACAAGGTCGGCGTACCAAGCTACATTTCGCCCAGCACTTGCCTCAGCACCGAAAAGGTCAAGGACCAGTATGGCAGCCGCGACCAACTCTGGAACATGGATCTGCTGTACAAGGAGATTGACGAGCTTTCGCAGATTTTCGATGTCGCCGATCGTGGCCAGGCGCTGATCGCCGACTTCAAGAAGCGTGAAGCGGCATTGCGCGCCAACGCCTCCAAGGATGGCAAGCAGCTTTCCTACGTCTTTTGGTTCTCCAGTCAGTCGCCTTCCGCAGACGCCTATCTCGGCGGCAAAAACGCCGCATCCGGTTTCATCGCCGATCTCCTCGGCGGCAAAAACGCCATCACCGCAGAGGCCGAATGGCCGACGCTCGGTTGGGAAAGCATCATAGCCGCCAACCCGGACGTCATCGTCGTAGCCAATCTCGACCGCAACCGCTGGGAACTCGACAAGCCGGAGGCCAAGATCAAGTTCTTAAACAGCGACCCAGCCGTCAGCCAGATGCCAGCGGTCAAAAACAAGGCAATCGTCGTCATGGACGGCCAGGCCATGAACCCGACGATCCGCACGATCTATGGCGCGGAACAGGTGGCCGAACAACTGAAAGCGCTCGGCCTGATCAAGTGA
- a CDS encoding LysR family transcriptional regulator codes for MNFAALDLNLLRVFDAMMLELSTVKAGERIGLSQPAVSSALGRLRHFTGDELFVRDGNRMVPTSRALELAAPLRDALAKIEEVLTTGSVFDPATSITSFMLGGSDYFSTMLMPELARNAAPVAPRVTFQMIDCTASQVSTLLSDGKVDLAVDRTLDVPEWISRQKLFTSYLVCVARKDHPVIVQSGLKEGGTIDAELFCRIPHILYSADGTKRGTVDPGLEKIGLRREIAMTVSQFQAVALAIASSDLIGNLPIHFARVMARYLPIDFYEPPIPSPRMDIYAYWHKMKDREGASIWLRKQVRDVLDFDRLK; via the coding sequence ATGAATTTCGCCGCACTGGATCTAAATTTGCTGCGGGTTTTCGACGCAATGATGCTTGAATTGAGCACGGTCAAAGCCGGCGAGCGCATAGGTCTCTCACAACCAGCCGTCAGCTCCGCATTGGGACGGTTGCGCCATTTCACCGGCGACGAATTGTTTGTTCGCGATGGAAATCGCATGGTACCAACATCCCGCGCCCTTGAACTGGCGGCACCCCTTCGCGATGCTTTGGCCAAGATCGAGGAAGTGCTCACGACCGGATCGGTCTTCGATCCGGCGACATCTATTACATCGTTTATGCTAGGCGGTTCGGACTATTTTTCCACGATGCTCATGCCTGAGCTTGCCCGCAACGCCGCTCCGGTGGCGCCTCGCGTCACCTTCCAAATGATCGATTGTACAGCCAGCCAGGTCAGCACCCTTCTCAGCGACGGAAAAGTCGATCTGGCCGTCGACAGAACGCTTGATGTGCCCGAATGGATCAGCCGACAGAAACTGTTCACATCGTACCTCGTCTGTGTGGCACGAAAGGACCATCCTGTGATCGTGCAATCAGGTCTGAAAGAAGGTGGAACGATCGATGCGGAGCTGTTTTGCCGCATTCCGCATATCCTTTATTCGGCCGATGGAACCAAGCGTGGAACTGTAGATCCAGGGCTCGAAAAAATCGGCCTTCGAAGAGAAATTGCAATGACCGTTTCACAATTTCAGGCGGTTGCGCTTGCCATTGCGTCAAGCGATCTGATCGGCAATCTCCCAATTCATTTTGCCCGCGTCATGGCGCGCTATCTTCCAATCGACTTCTACGAGCCGCCGATCCCTTCTCCGCGCATGGATATCTACGCCTATTGGCATAAAATGAAGGATAGGGAAGGTGCATCTATCTGGCTACGAAAGCAGGTGCGAGATGTACTGGACTTTGACCGTCTAAAATAG